The following coding sequences are from one Cydia splendana chromosome 15, ilCydSple1.2, whole genome shotgun sequence window:
- the LOC134797549 gene encoding uncharacterized protein LOC134797549, producing MEPPWHHIWEKRSNMARLALFSVLAVTLAVLLCGVTADSSDADEDRYASEDDPSERAASASAHASAQGQGNMYPRYPPRPVVSPLPQKMVRCITCSGCPQAKNVTTSKLCPYSQDPFKNGKCVVFSEKYYHMKEPFVVRGCMAERGSCSEIRAAVEPQKELVNLLSCRECEGDLCNGAGHFTPNLVTALFTMFVTPLLMKYTLS from the exons ATGGAACCACCATGGCACCACATCTGGGAGAAACGGAGCAACATGGCCAGACTAGCATTGTTCAGCGTCCTCGCCGTCACATTGGCTGTATTACTATGTGGCGTTACGG CGGATTCTTCCGACGCGGACGAAGATCGCTATGCTTCCGAAGATGATCCTTCCGAACGCGCCGCCTCCGCCTCCGCTCACGCTTCAGCCCAAGGACAAGGAAACATGTACCCTCGCTACCCACCAAGGCCCGTAGTAAGCCCACTCCCTCAGAAGATGGTACGATGCATCACGTGCTCGGGGTGCCCGCAGGCGAAGAATGTGACAACTTCGAAGTTGTGTCCGTATTCGCAGGACCCGTTCAAAAATGGGAAATGCGTTGTGTTTTCTGAGAAGTACTACC ATATGAAGGAGCCATTCGTCGTGCGTGGCTGCATGGCCGAGCGGGGCTCCTGCTCCGAAATAAGAGCCGCCGTGGAGCCCCAGAAGGAACTGGTTAACCTACTGTCCTGTCGGGAGTGTGAGGGTGATCTATGCAACGGGGCAGGACACTTCACCCCGAACCTGGTGACGGCGCTCTTTACTATGTTTGTAACACCTTTGCTCATGAAATATACACTCTCTTAG